The proteins below are encoded in one region of Enhydrobacter sp.:
- a CDS encoding adenosine kinase, whose product MTSAAFDVLGIGNAIVDVISHADDAFLVKHALNKGGMTLIDEARAESLYASMAPAVEISGGSCGNTMAGVASFGGKGAYIGKVRNDQLGAVFAHDLRATGVAFDTPVATAGPATARCLILVTPDAQRTMNTYLGACTGLGPADIDPRLVGAAQVTYVEGYLWDAPEAKKAVLKAFDAAHAAGRLVSITLSDAFCVDRYREEFRVLIRDKVDILFGNESEIKSLYQVRSFEAAVEATRKEAKVAALTRSEKGSVVIKGGETHAVPAAPVAKVVDTTGAGDLYAAGFLHGFTRGKPLAECARLGGIAAAEIISHVGARPEKPLRELV is encoded by the coding sequence ATGACATCTGCTGCCTTCGACGTGCTGGGAATCGGCAATGCCATTGTCGACGTCATCAGCCATGCCGACGACGCCTTTCTCGTGAAGCATGCGCTGAACAAGGGCGGCATGACGCTGATCGACGAGGCACGCGCCGAGTCCCTCTATGCCTCCATGGCGCCCGCCGTCGAGATCTCGGGCGGCTCGTGCGGCAACACCATGGCGGGCGTGGCCTCGTTCGGCGGCAAGGGCGCCTACATCGGCAAGGTGCGCAACGACCAGCTCGGCGCGGTGTTCGCGCACGACCTGCGGGCGACTGGCGTCGCCTTCGACACGCCGGTGGCGACGGCCGGACCGGCCACGGCGCGTTGCCTGATCCTGGTGACGCCCGACGCGCAACGCACGATGAACACCTATCTCGGCGCCTGCACCGGGCTCGGCCCGGCCGACATCGATCCCAGGCTCGTGGGCGCCGCGCAGGTGACCTACGTCGAAGGCTATCTGTGGGACGCGCCGGAAGCGAAGAAGGCCGTGCTCAAGGCGTTCGATGCCGCCCATGCCGCCGGCCGGCTGGTCTCGATCACGCTCTCCGATGCCTTCTGCGTCGACCGCTATCGCGAGGAGTTCCGGGTGCTGATCCGCGACAAGGTCGACATCCTGTTCGGCAACGAGAGCGAGATCAAATCGCTCTACCAGGTCCGGAGCTTCGAGGCGGCGGTCGAGGCCACGCGCAAGGAAGCCAAGGTCGCCGCCCTGACGCGCAGCGAAAAAGGCTCGGTCGTGATCAAGGGCGGCGAGACCCATGCCGTTCCGGCGGCGCCGGTCGCGAAAGTGGTCGACACCACCGGCGCGGGCGACCTCTATGCCGCGGGCTTCCTGCATGGCTTCACCCGCGGCAAGCCGCTCGCCGAATGCGCCCGCCTGGGCGGCATTGCGGCCGCCGAGATCATCTCCCATGTCGGCGCACGGCCGGAAAAGCCGCTGCGGGAGCTCGTTTGA
- a CDS encoding DsrE family protein — protein sequence MKSPEGGLSLIVRSGDYESVHYALALASAALAVNRPAVLFFTMNALRALTGPPPGLAGWGRDALMRERGVGDFETLLQACIELGGRFIVCEMGLRALGIERAELRADIPFTVAGIVTLLEETRPGMHLLTL from the coding sequence ATGAAGAGTCCCGAGGGTGGCCTGTCCCTGATCGTGCGCTCGGGCGACTACGAGAGCGTGCACTATGCGCTGGCACTGGCGAGCGCGGCGCTCGCCGTCAACCGGCCGGCCGTGCTGTTCTTCACCATGAATGCGCTGCGTGCGCTTACCGGGCCGCCGCCGGGCCTTGCCGGCTGGGGGCGCGACGCCCTGATGCGCGAGCGCGGCGTCGGCGACTTCGAGACGCTTCTGCAGGCCTGCATCGAGCTTGGCGGGCGCTTCATCGTATGCGAGATGGGGCTGCGCGCGCTCGGCATCGAGCGGGCCGAATTGCGGGCCGACATTCCTTTCACCGTTGCCGGCATCGTGACCTTGCTCGAGGAAACGAGGCCCGGCATGCATTTGCTGACTCTCTAG
- the phoB gene encoding phosphate regulon transcriptional regulator PhoB, whose product MAATAPSRRETQTSSVKPRVLVVEDESALVELLRYNLEQAGFAVSVAHDGEEALASVREDTPDLVLLDWMLPLMSGIEVCRQLRRQTATANLPIIMLTARGEEGDRVRGLDAGADDYVAKPFSPTELVARIRAVLRRIRPALADEALSYADIVMDLVAHRVTRGGKPIHLGPTEFRLLRHFMEHPGRVFSREQLLDAVWGKDVYVEARTVDVHIRRLRIALNGSNSADVIRTVRAAGYALDARA is encoded by the coding sequence ATGGCCGCCACCGCGCCTTCGCGCCGCGAGACGCAGACCTCCTCGGTGAAGCCGCGCGTGCTGGTCGTCGAGGACGAGAGCGCGCTCGTCGAGCTGCTGCGCTACAACCTCGAGCAGGCGGGCTTCGCGGTTTCCGTCGCCCATGACGGCGAGGAAGCATTGGCATCGGTGCGGGAGGACACGCCCGATCTCGTCCTGCTCGACTGGATGCTGCCCTTGATGTCGGGCATCGAGGTCTGCCGCCAGCTCCGCCGCCAGACCGCAACGGCCAATCTGCCGATCATCATGCTGACGGCGCGCGGCGAGGAGGGCGATCGCGTGCGCGGCCTCGACGCCGGCGCCGACGACTATGTCGCCAAGCCGTTCTCGCCGACCGAGCTGGTGGCGCGCATCCGGGCCGTGCTGCGGCGCATCCGGCCCGCGCTCGCCGACGAGGCGCTGAGCTACGCCGATATCGTCATGGATCTCGTCGCCCATCGCGTCACGCGCGGCGGCAAGCCGATCCATCTCGGGCCGACCGAGTTCCGGCTGCTGCGCCATTTCATGGAGCATCCCGGCCGCGTGTTCTCGCGCGAGCAGCTTCTCGATGCGGTGTGGGGCAAGGACGTCTATGTCGAGGCGCGCACCGTCGACGTCCATATCCGCCGCCTGCGCATCGCGCTGAACGGCAGCAACAGCGCCGACGTGATCCGCACCGTGCGCGCCGCGGGCTATGCGCTCGATGCCCGGGCCTGA
- a CDS encoding GTP-binding protein, with amino-acid sequence MAQAQVPVTVLTGYLGAGKTTLLNRILSEQHGKKYAVIVNEFGELGVDNDLVVNADEEVFEMNNGCICCTVRGDLIRIIEGLMKRKDKFDGILVETTGLADPGPVAQTFFTDDDVKARTRLDAIVTVVDAKHFLGQLEQGNEAEEQVAFADVILLNKTDLVSADELAKVEGRIKAINPYARVHKTEKSRVELEAILDKGAFDLKRILEFEPDFLEHGHDHDHEEEVKSLSFTADRPVDPDKFQKWMGALLQIKGPDIFRSKGILAIDGAPRRYVFQGVHMMMDADWGQPWKAGETRASKLVFIGRNLDGENLKRGFQDCLKQA; translated from the coding sequence ATGGCCCAAGCGCAAGTGCCCGTGACGGTACTGACCGGCTATCTCGGCGCCGGCAAGACCACGCTGCTTAACCGCATCCTGAGCGAGCAGCACGGCAAGAAGTACGCTGTGATCGTGAACGAGTTCGGCGAGCTCGGCGTCGACAACGACCTCGTGGTGAACGCCGACGAGGAAGTGTTCGAGATGAACAACGGCTGCATCTGCTGCACCGTGCGGGGCGATCTCATCCGCATCATCGAAGGGCTGATGAAGCGCAAGGACAAGTTCGACGGCATCCTGGTCGAGACGACGGGCCTCGCCGATCCCGGTCCGGTGGCGCAGACCTTTTTCACCGACGACGACGTGAAGGCGAGGACCCGCCTCGACGCGATCGTCACCGTGGTTGACGCCAAGCACTTCCTCGGCCAGCTCGAGCAAGGCAACGAGGCCGAGGAGCAGGTGGCGTTCGCCGACGTGATCCTGCTCAACAAGACCGACCTCGTGAGCGCCGACGAGCTCGCGAAGGTCGAAGGCAGGATCAAGGCGATCAATCCCTATGCGCGCGTCCACAAGACCGAGAAGAGCAGGGTCGAGCTCGAGGCCATCCTCGACAAGGGCGCGTTCGACCTGAAGCGCATCCTGGAATTCGAGCCCGACTTCCTCGAGCATGGGCACGACCACGACCACGAGGAGGAGGTGAAGAGCCTCAGCTTCACCGCCGACCGGCCGGTCGATCCCGACAAGTTCCAGAAGTGGATGGGTGCGCTGCTGCAGATCAAGGGACCGGACATCTTCCGCAGCAAGGGCATTCTCGCGATCGACGGCGCACCCCGGCGCTACGTTTTCCAGGGCGTTCACATGATGATGGATGCCGACTGGGGCCAGCCCTGGAAGGCCGGCGAGACGCGCGCCAGCAAGCTCGTCTTCATCGGCCGCAATCTCGACGGCGAGAACCTCAAGCGCGGCTTCCAGGACTGCCTGAAACAGGCCTGA
- the pstA gene encoding phosphate ABC transporter permease PstA, whose product MATERLNALYARRRLRNTVAQGFAYAATAFGLGWLVLILAVLLFHGVGGLSLDVVTRNTPPPGSEGGLLNAIVGSIAMTALAIAIGTPIGILAGTYMAEYGRHEKLATVVRFINDILLSAPSIVIGLFIYEVMVAPMGHFSGYAGAVALAVIVIPVVVRTTEDMLRLVPDTLREAAASIGLPRSHMIVRIAYRAARAGIVTGILLAIARISGETAPLLFTALNNQFFTVDMNAPMPSLPVVIFQFALSPYEEWQRLAWTGALLITVTVLALSIFARSLTARKT is encoded by the coding sequence ATGGCGACGGAACGCCTGAACGCGCTCTATGCCCGTCGCCGCCTGCGCAACACGGTGGCCCAGGGCTTCGCCTATGCGGCGACCGCGTTCGGCCTCGGCTGGCTCGTGCTGATCCTGGCCGTCTTGCTCTTCCACGGCGTGGGCGGCCTGTCGCTCGACGTCGTCACCCGGAACACACCGCCGCCCGGCTCGGAGGGCGGCCTGCTGAACGCCATTGTCGGCAGCATCGCCATGACGGCGCTGGCGATCGCGATCGGCACGCCGATCGGCATCCTGGCGGGCACTTACATGGCCGAATACGGGCGGCACGAGAAGCTTGCCACGGTCGTGCGCTTCATCAACGACATCCTGCTGAGCGCCCCGTCGATCGTGATCGGTCTTTTCATCTACGAGGTCATGGTGGCCCCGATGGGCCACTTCTCGGGCTATGCCGGCGCGGTGGCGCTGGCGGTGATCGTGATCCCCGTCGTGGTGCGCACCACCGAGGACATGCTGCGGCTGGTGCCCGACACGCTGCGCGAGGCGGCCGCCTCGATCGGCCTGCCGCGGTCGCACATGATCGTACGCATCGCCTATCGCGCCGCGCGCGCCGGCATCGTCACCGGCATCCTGCTCGCCATCGCCCGCATCAGCGGCGAGACGGCGCCGCTTCTGTTCACCGCGCTCAACAACCAGTTCTTCACGGTCGACATGAACGCACCGATGCCGAGCCTGCCGGTCGTCATCTTCCAGTTCGCGCTGTCGCCTTACGAGGAGTGGCAGAGGCTCGCCTGGACGGGCGCGCTTCTGATCACGGTCACGGTGCTGGCGCTCAGCATCTTCGCCCGCTCTCTCACCGCGAGAAAGACATGA
- the phoU gene encoding phosphate signaling complex protein PhoU, protein MANDHILKRFDQELERLNATINEMGGLTESQFARALEAVREGDTAVAEEVIADDARVDALDVAVQEQTVKLLALRQPMAVDLRMVLSSIKIAAALERIADYAKNTAKRSIVLAQGTAPAAAVAGIDRLGRLVRTALKDVLDAFADEDVAKARDVWNRDEEIDQVYTGLFRELLTYMMEDPRTITACTHLMFMAKNIERAGDHVTNIAELVNFRSTGQNFAETRRKGSGALYATDASS, encoded by the coding sequence ATGGCGAACGACCACATTCTGAAGCGCTTCGATCAGGAGCTGGAGCGGCTCAACGCCACGATCAACGAGATGGGCGGCCTGACGGAGAGCCAGTTCGCGCGGGCGCTGGAAGCCGTGCGCGAGGGCGACACGGCGGTTGCCGAGGAGGTGATCGCCGACGACGCGCGGGTGGACGCGCTCGATGTCGCGGTGCAGGAGCAGACGGTGAAGCTGCTCGCGCTGCGCCAGCCCATGGCGGTCGATCTGCGCATGGTGCTGTCATCGATCAAGATCGCGGCCGCGCTCGAGCGTATCGCCGACTACGCCAAGAACACCGCCAAGCGCAGCATCGTGCTCGCCCAGGGAACAGCGCCGGCCGCCGCCGTCGCCGGCATCGACCGCCTCGGCCGGCTGGTGCGCACCGCGCTCAAGGATGTGCTCGACGCTTTTGCCGACGAAGATGTCGCCAAGGCGCGTGACGTGTGGAACCGCGACGAGGAGATCGACCAGGTCTACACCGGGCTGTTCCGCGAGCTCCTCACCTACATGATGGAGGATCCGCGCACCATCACCGCCTGCACCCATCTCATGTTCATGGCCAAGAACATCGAGCGCGCCGGCGATCATGTCACCAACATCGCCGAGCTGGTGAACTTCCGCAGCACCGGCCAGAACTTCGCCGAGACGCGGCGCAAGGGCAGCGGCGCGCTCTACGCCACTGATGCCTCGTCATGA
- the moeB gene encoding molybdopterin-synthase adenylyltransferase MoeB, with protein MTVLPDMTEAQIRRYARHIVLPEIGGTGQSRLIAAKVLVIGAGGLGAPALQYLAAAGIGTLGVIDDDTVDLSNLQRQIIHRTADIGLPKTESARRALGEINPEVTVRAHRERLTAENVERIVADYDVVADGSDNFATRYLLNDACYRLRKILVSAAILRFDGQISTYKAWQGESHPCLRCIFPVAPSEESVPSCAQAGVLGALAGTLGALQATEVVKEILGIGRSLSGRLLTYDALGAAFDEMTVAKRPDCPTCGTR; from the coding sequence ATGACGGTGCTACCCGATATGACCGAGGCGCAGATCAGGCGCTACGCGCGCCATATCGTGCTGCCCGAGATCGGCGGCACGGGGCAGTCGCGGCTGATCGCGGCCAAGGTGCTGGTAATCGGCGCCGGCGGCCTTGGCGCGCCCGCCCTGCAATATCTTGCCGCGGCGGGGATCGGCACGCTGGGCGTCATCGACGACGACACCGTCGATCTCTCGAACCTGCAGCGCCAGATCATCCACCGCACGGCCGATATCGGCCTTCCCAAGACCGAGAGCGCGCGGCGGGCGCTGGGCGAGATCAATCCCGAGGTCACGGTCCGCGCGCACCGGGAACGGCTGACGGCCGAGAATGTCGAGCGCATCGTCGCGGACTACGACGTGGTGGCCGATGGCAGCGACAACTTCGCCACGCGCTATCTCCTGAACGACGCATGCTATCGCCTGAGGAAGATCCTGGTTTCCGCCGCGATCCTTCGTTTCGACGGCCAGATCTCGACCTACAAGGCCTGGCAGGGAGAAAGTCACCCTTGCCTGCGCTGCATCTTCCCGGTTGCCCCCTCGGAGGAGTCGGTGCCGAGCTGCGCGCAAGCCGGCGTGCTCGGGGCGCTTGCCGGCACGCTCGGCGCCTTGCAGGCCACCGAGGTGGTGAAGGAGATCCTGGGCATAGGCCGTTCGCTGTCGGGCCGGCTCCTGACGTATGACGCGCTCGGCGCTGCATTCGACGAGATGACCGTCGCCAAGCGCCCCGATTGCCCGACCTGCGGCACGCGATGA
- a CDS encoding AmpG family muropeptide MFS transporter, translating into MSLSVPVRSAWKRWARAAEVYRDRRQLIILLMGFSSGMPFLLSGSVLSYWMSQVGVDLTTIGIFALVGVPYAFKFAWAPLVDRMPLPLLDRWLGRRRSWMLAAQIGILLATLLLGWSDPVARPWFTAFAAVTIAFLSATQDIAIDAYRIEILHDEEQGAGSATTQLGYRIALWIVSAMSQLLPSVMPWSTVLSLIAVLAVVGVATTFWADEPVSKRPIIHSTGEWLNESVVRPFAEFFAYRGWFVILLFALLYKYGDALGGSITLPFFDQMGFSGPEIFGVSKSFGVAATIVGGLAGGLLVARYGLFKALFIAGILQAVTNLLFSWQAQAGHDIIVLTIAITADNFTGALGGVAFIAYLSSLCTAGMAGTQYALLTSLMAFGRTVLSAGGGWLATETGWTVFWMLTTLMAIPGLLLLLWLWHAAGKETPPS; encoded by the coding sequence TTGAGCCTTTCCGTCCCCGTACGGTCGGCCTGGAAACGCTGGGCCAGGGCGGCCGAAGTCTATCGCGACCGCCGGCAGCTCATCATCCTGTTGATGGGCTTTTCGAGCGGCATGCCGTTCCTGCTCTCGGGCTCGGTGCTGTCGTACTGGATGAGCCAGGTCGGCGTGGACCTCACGACCATCGGCATCTTCGCGCTGGTCGGCGTTCCCTACGCCTTCAAGTTCGCCTGGGCGCCGCTCGTCGACCGGATGCCCCTGCCGTTGCTCGACCGCTGGCTCGGGCGCCGGCGGAGCTGGATGCTCGCCGCCCAGATCGGCATCCTGCTGGCGACCCTGCTGCTGGGATGGAGCGATCCGGTCGCGAGGCCATGGTTCACCGCCTTCGCCGCCGTCACGATCGCCTTCCTGTCGGCGACGCAGGATATCGCCATCGACGCCTATCGCATCGAGATCCTGCACGACGAAGAGCAGGGCGCCGGCTCGGCGACCACCCAGCTCGGCTATCGCATCGCCCTGTGGATCGTCAGCGCGATGTCGCAGCTGCTGCCGAGCGTCATGCCCTGGTCGACCGTGCTGAGCCTGATCGCCGTTCTCGCGGTCGTCGGCGTGGCAACCACGTTCTGGGCCGACGAACCGGTTTCCAAACGACCGATCATCCATTCCACCGGCGAATGGCTCAACGAGTCGGTCGTGCGCCCGTTCGCCGAATTCTTCGCCTATCGCGGCTGGTTCGTCATCCTGCTCTTCGCCCTGCTCTACAAGTACGGCGACGCCCTGGGCGGCAGCATCACGCTGCCGTTCTTCGACCAGATGGGTTTCTCGGGGCCGGAGATATTCGGCGTGAGCAAGAGCTTCGGCGTCGCGGCGACGATCGTGGGCGGCCTGGCCGGCGGCCTTCTCGTGGCGCGCTACGGGCTGTTCAAGGCGCTGTTCATCGCCGGCATCCTGCAGGCGGTCACCAACCTTCTCTTCTCCTGGCAGGCCCAAGCGGGACACGACATCATCGTGCTGACGATCGCCATCACCGCCGACAACTTCACAGGCGCCCTGGGCGGCGTCGCCTTCATCGCCTACCTGTCGAGCCTCTGCACCGCCGGCATGGCGGGCACCCAATATGCGCTCCTGACATCGCTGATGGCCTTCGGCCGCACCGTCCTGTCCGCCGGCGGGGGCTGGCTGGCCACCGAAACGGGCTGGACGGTGTTCTGGATGCTGACCACCCTCATGGCGATCCCCGGCCTGCTGCTGCTGCTCTGGCTATGGCACGCGGCCGGAAAAGAAACCCCTCCTTCGTGA
- a CDS encoding WD40 repeat domain-containing protein yields MKLDLANPAWRTTLPPSRTVATDAPVSACAFSRDGAAVAFALGDGQVRVLPADTEAPESAAAAPLHQGAVLALAADPAGDGFVSGGDDGRLLRLGRDGTAGELANQKGKWIEHIAVHKATGAVAAVAGRMALVVKDGELNEFGPHQSTVADVDFSKDGSRIACAHYGGVTVWSIGNVALPPRRFAWAGSHVALKWSTDGKFIATGTQENDIHVWRIAQSTDMRMQGYPAKVKSLAWSADARWLFTSAQPVFTAWPFAGKGPEGKPPVQFGEEGAGLITVVAAHPSAEFVAGGYDSGELQLGDIKTRRSVVLKMADDSAITCLAWSPGGFHLAAGNERGDLLVVDLRR; encoded by the coding sequence GTGAAGCTCGACCTCGCAAATCCGGCCTGGCGCACGACGCTGCCGCCATCGCGCACCGTCGCGACCGATGCGCCGGTGTCGGCCTGCGCCTTCAGCCGCGACGGTGCTGCCGTCGCATTCGCTCTGGGCGACGGGCAAGTGCGCGTCTTGCCGGCCGACACGGAGGCGCCGGAGAGCGCGGCCGCCGCGCCGCTGCATCAGGGAGCCGTGCTCGCACTCGCTGCCGATCCGGCCGGCGACGGCTTCGTGAGCGGCGGCGACGACGGCCGCCTGCTGCGGCTCGGCCGCGACGGCACGGCGGGCGAGCTCGCGAACCAGAAGGGCAAGTGGATCGAGCATATCGCCGTCCACAAGGCGACAGGGGCCGTCGCTGCCGTCGCGGGCAGGATGGCGCTGGTGGTGAAGGATGGCGAGCTCAACGAATTCGGGCCGCACCAGAGCACCGTGGCCGACGTCGATTTCAGCAAGGACGGCAGCCGGATCGCCTGCGCCCACTATGGCGGCGTCACGGTCTGGAGCATCGGCAACGTCGCGCTGCCACCGCGCCGTTTCGCCTGGGCGGGCAGCCACGTCGCGCTGAAATGGAGCACCGACGGCAAGTTCATCGCCACGGGCACGCAGGAAAACGACATCCACGTCTGGCGCATCGCCCAGTCGACCGACATGCGCATGCAGGGCTACCCGGCCAAGGTGAAGTCGCTCGCCTGGTCGGCCGATGCGCGCTGGCTCTTCACCTCCGCGCAACCGGTGTTCACGGCCTGGCCGTTCGCCGGCAAGGGGCCGGAAGGAAAGCCCCCCGTGCAGTTCGGCGAGGAGGGCGCCGGCCTGATCACCGTCGTCGCCGCCCATCCTTCAGCCGAGTTCGTGGCCGGCGGCTACGACTCGGGCGAGCTGCAGCTCGGCGATATCAAGACCAGGCGCTCGGTGGTCCTGAAGATGGCCGACGACTCGGCCATCACCTGCCTCGCCTGGTCGCCTGGCGGCTTCCATCTCGCGGCAGGCAACGAACGCGGTGACCTGCTGGTGGTCGATTTGCGGCGCTGA
- the pstB gene encoding phosphate ABC transporter ATP-binding protein PstB: MNVASSNAPAPAADRAAINAAGLAEKVAIRNLEFFYGDARALKGIDLSLYANKTTAFIGPSGCGKSTLLRVLNRMYDLYPGQRATGEVMFDGENLLDAGVDINLLRARIGMVFQKPTPFPMSIYENIAFGIRLYERLPRAALDARVEHALRRAALWDEVKDKLGASGLGLSGGQQQRLCIARTVAVKPEVILFDEPCSALDPISTAKIEELIDELKQDYTIIIVTHNMQQAARVSDFTAFMYLGELIEFDVTEKIFTAPADKRTQAYITGRFG; the protein is encoded by the coding sequence ATGAACGTCGCTTCCTCCAACGCGCCCGCACCGGCGGCCGATCGCGCCGCCATCAACGCCGCTGGCCTCGCCGAGAAGGTCGCGATCCGCAATCTCGAGTTCTTCTACGGCGATGCCCGCGCGCTCAAGGGCATCGATCTCTCGCTCTATGCCAACAAGACCACGGCCTTCATCGGCCCCTCGGGCTGCGGCAAGTCCACGCTGCTCAGGGTGCTCAACCGCATGTACGACCTCTATCCCGGCCAGCGCGCCACCGGCGAGGTGATGTTCGACGGCGAGAACCTGCTCGATGCCGGCGTGGACATCAACCTGCTGCGCGCCCGTATCGGCATGGTGTTCCAGAAGCCGACGCCGTTTCCGATGTCGATCTACGAGAACATCGCCTTCGGCATCAGGCTTTACGAGAGGCTGCCGCGGGCGGCACTCGACGCGCGCGTCGAGCACGCCCTGCGCCGCGCTGCGCTGTGGGACGAGGTGAAGGACAAGCTTGGCGCTTCCGGTCTCGGCTTGTCCGGCGGCCAGCAGCAGCGGCTCTGCATTGCCCGCACCGTCGCGGTGAAACCCGAGGTCATCCTGTTCGACGAGCCTTGCTCGGCGCTCGACCCGATCTCGACCGCCAAGATCGAGGAGCTGATCGACGAGCTGAAGCAGGACTACACGATCATCATCGTCACCCACAACATGCAGCAGGCGGCCCGCGTCTCCGACTTCACCGCCTTCATGTATCTCGGCGAGCTGATCGAGTTCGATGTCACCGAGAAGATCTTCACGGCGCCGGCCGACAAGCGCACGCAGGCCTATATCACCGGCCGGTTCGGCTGA
- a CDS encoding Bcr/CflA family multidrug efflux MFS transporter, translating to MTALSDSSAAETRPALTPVLLAVLALLSAFTPLSIDMYLPALPVIESDLKASVGDIQLTLSAFMIAFGVGQIFYGPAGDRFGRRPVILGGLAVYVLASIGCAFAAAADQLVLLRLLQGLAACGGVVLARTMVRDLAERDQAARAMSLMMACTSIAPMLAPLLGGQILWFLGWRAIFFILAGIGLFAWTAAFTRLPETLRPEYRQPLVVSAILKRFGELLRHKAFMGYALTSSLQFAALFSFLSGSPFVFIQHYGIPPRLFGLLFGGMVVFMTVGSLLNAKFAPVFGAGKILRYAVIVPAIVGPAALILGLVEARSGAIGMWPFFLCLVPQIAVISLIGPNGTAMALQRYPHMAGTASSLMGIMQFGLGAIFGAIVGQTFDGTIAPMTTAMGIAGALCLVAHRWLVGRD from the coding sequence ATGACGGCCCTTTCCGATTCCTCCGCCGCCGAGACCAGGCCGGCACTGACGCCGGTGCTGCTGGCCGTGCTCGCCCTGCTGTCCGCCTTCACACCGCTGTCGATCGACATGTATCTGCCGGCCCTGCCGGTCATCGAGAGCGACCTGAAGGCGAGCGTGGGCGACATCCAGCTCACCCTGTCGGCCTTCATGATCGCTTTCGGCGTCGGCCAGATCTTCTACGGACCCGCCGGCGACCGTTTCGGGCGACGGCCGGTGATCCTGGGTGGCCTGGCGGTCTACGTGCTGGCGAGCATCGGCTGCGCCTTCGCGGCGGCGGCCGATCAGCTCGTGCTGCTGCGGCTGCTGCAGGGGCTCGCGGCCTGCGGCGGCGTGGTGCTGGCCCGCACCATGGTGCGCGACCTCGCCGAGCGCGATCAGGCGGCGCGTGCCATGTCGCTGATGATGGCCTGCACCTCCATCGCACCCATGCTGGCGCCGCTGTTGGGCGGGCAAATTCTCTGGTTCCTGGGATGGCGCGCGATCTTCTTCATCCTGGCGGGCATCGGTCTCTTCGCCTGGACGGCCGCCTTCACCCGCCTGCCCGAGACGCTGCGACCCGAATACCGTCAGCCCCTGGTCGTTTCGGCGATCCTCAAACGTTTCGGCGAGCTGCTGCGCCACAAGGCCTTCATGGGTTACGCCCTCACGAGCTCGCTGCAATTCGCGGCGCTGTTCTCGTTCCTCTCCGGCTCGCCGTTCGTGTTCATCCAGCATTACGGCATCCCGCCGCGGCTCTTCGGCCTGCTGTTCGGCGGCATGGTCGTCTTCATGACCGTGGGCAGCCTGCTCAACGCCAAATTCGCGCCTGTCTTCGGCGCCGGCAAGATCCTGCGTTATGCAGTGATCGTGCCTGCGATCGTCGGTCCGGCGGCGCTCATCCTCGGCCTGGTCGAGGCGCGCTCCGGTGCGATCGGCATGTGGCCGTTCTTCCTCTGCCTGGTGCCGCAGATCGCCGTCATCAGCCTGATCGGCCCCAACGGGACGGCGATGGCGCTGCAGCGCTATCCCCACATGGCCGGCACGGCCTCGTCGCTGATGGGCATCATGCAATTCGGCCTCGGCGCGATCTTCGGTGCGATCGTCGGTCAGACCTTCGACGGCACCATCGCGCCCATGACCACGGCCATGGGCATCGCCGGCGCACTCTGCCTCGTCGCCCACCGTTGGCTGGTGGGACGCGATTAG